CCCTAAGATAGTTGGAAACAATCATCTTGTTGCTACTTTCAAACAAAATGGAAATGATAAAGTTTTTGACGCAATTGGTTTTAATCTTGGCTTTTATGCAGATCATATTGATAAAAATAAAGATTTAGTTGATATTGTATATACAATTGAAACTATTAATAAAGATGGAAAAGTTTTTCCTCAACTTAGAATTAAAGATATTAGATTAAACAATAATGGAAATTAAAATAAAATTAAAGGAGATATTTATATGTCAGGACATTCAAAATGGGCTACGATTAAAAGAAAAAAAGCAGCACTCGATGCAAAGAAAGGAAAACTTTTTACAAAGTTAATTAAAGAAATAACAATAGCTGCTCGTCACGGTGGTGGTGATCCAGAAGGAAATCCTCGTCTTAGATTAGCAATCGATAATGCTAAAGCAGCTAATATGCCCGCTGAAAATATAGAGCGAGCAATCAAAAAAGCTACTGGTGAATTAGAAGGTGCTACTTATCACGAAGTTATTTATGAAGGTTATGGACCAGGTGGTGTAGCACTTATGGTCGAAGCCGCTACAGATAACAAAAATAGAACTGTAGCAGAAATTCGTCATATCTTTTCTCGAAATGGTGGAAGTCTCGGCGAAACAAATTCTGTAGCCTGGATGTTCGAACGAAAAGGAATTATTACAGTAAAAAGAGAAGGGAAATCAGAAGATGAAATGCTTGAAATTATACTCGATGCCGGTGCAGATGATTTACAAACAGAAGAAGATTTCTTTGAAGTAACTACATCTCTTGAGTCTTTTGAAAAAGTTAGAAAAACTCTAGCTGAGAAAAAACTCAATATCGAAAATGCATCGCTGCAATGGGTTGCAAAAAATCTTGTATCTGTAAATGGTGAAGACGCAGAAAAGTTAATGAAACTAATTGAATCACTGGAAGATTGTGATGATGTCCAGAATGTATTTTCTAATGCTGATTTCGTTGATGCATAAATATTGATTTATATAAATTCTATTAACAAAAAAAATTTATAATGAGAATATTAGGGGTTGACCCGGGCACAATTATTACAGGTTATGGTATTATCGACTTCGATAAAAACGAAATTAATTATATTGCTTCGGGTATTATTCAAATACCGGCAACAAATGAATTTGGTCCTCGTTTAAAAATAATTTATGATGAGCTTTATAAAATTATAAAAAAATATAAACCCAGTGAATTTGCTTTAGAAACAGCATTTTATGGAAAAAATGTTCAGTCTGCTCTAAAGATTGGATATGCACGTGGTGTATCATTATTAGTAGCGGTTCACAATAATCTTCAAATAAAAGAATATTCACCGAGAGAAATAAAAAAATCAATAGTTGGAAAAGGCTCATCATCAAAAGAGCAAGTTCAATATATGATTAAAAAGTTGTGCTCAATAAAAAAATCAAAAATGAAATTCGATGAAAGTGATGCTATTGCTGTTGCTATCTGTCACGCATTTAAGATAAAATCAAATTCAAATTCTAAAAGAAGCAAAAACTGGAAAGAATTTGTTGAATCAAATCCAGATAAAATTCTTGAATATTAATTTATAATTTATATGATTGGCTACATAAGCGGAAAAATTATTTCAAAAAAACCAACAAAAATTATTTTAGATGTAAATGGAGTTGGATATTTAGTTAACATCTCTGTTAATACATTTGAAAAAATTGCAGATAAAGAAACAGTTTCACTCTTTACATATCTTAGTGTAAAAGAAGACTCACTCGATTTGTATGGCTTCTATACTTCTGCAGAAAAAGAAATGTTTGAATTATTAATAGGAGTAAGTGGAATTGGTCCAAAGACTGCTCAGAGTATTTTATCTGGACTTCAACTTGAAGATTTGAAAGAAGCAATAAAATCAGGAAATATCAATCGATTAACTTCTGCACCCGGAATTGGCAGAAAAACTGCTGAAAGAATGATTCTTGAATTAAGAGAAAAAGTTGATGGTGTTTCAGAATCAATTGATGGAACAGTTGTCAGTACTTCTATAAAAAATGATGCTATTGCTGCACTTGTTAATCTTGGATATGGTCAGAAAATAGCTGATCGTGCTGTTCGTTCTGTAATAGATAAAAATCCGAATATTTCAATCGAAGACTTAATACGCGAAGCACTATCTTTATTGAATAATTAAAAATTTATAAAACACTTTCGAGCAACTCTTCTAAAAAATTTAATGCTATATAATTTTTTATCTAATGTTCCAAAACTCTTTTTTGAAACTGAATTTATATTAAATATCAACTTTATGGCGTGTTTGACCATTTCCGATTACAATAAATTTTTTAGTTGTTAAAGCTTCCAGTCCCATTGGTCCATATGCGTGAAGTTTTGAAGTAGAAATTCCAATTTCGGCACCCAATCCCATTTCGCCACCATCAGCAAATCTCGATGATGCATTAACCATAACAGAAGATGAGTCTACATCACGCAAAAATCTTTGACTTGTTTGTAAATTATTTGTCACAATTACTTCGGTATGATTAGAACCATATTTTTCAATGTGTGCAACTGCTTCTTCATAACTTTCTACTACTTTTACTGCAATTATTAGAGAAAGATATTCAGCATAATAATCATCTTCGGTTGCAGGAAGAGCAAATGTTAAAATTTTTCTTGTTATATCACATCCACGAATTTCAACATTCTTTTTTCTTAATGCTTCTCCAGCAACAGGTAAAAATTTTTCTGCAATATCTTTATGAACCAGCATTGTTTCAAGTGCATTACAAACTGCTGGTCTTGAAGTTTTGCCATCTATCAATAAACGAATTGCCATATCGAAATCTGCATCTTTATCTACATAGAGATGGCAGACACCTTTATAATGTTTTATTACTGGTATTCTACTATTTTCGGCAACGAATCTAATTAAACCTTCACCACCTCTTGGTATAATTAAATCGATGTAATCATCTAATTTTAAAAGTTCTAACATTGCTTCTCTATCTGTAGTTGGAACAAAAGTAACGATTGATGCATCAACTTTACACTTTTCGATTCCTTTATGAAGAGAATCAACTATAGCAATATTCGAATTAAATGCTTCTGAACCTCCACGAAGTATAACTGCATTCCCACTTTTAACACATAATGCTGCAGCATCAGAAGTAACATTAGGTCGAGCTTCATAAATAATTCCAATTACTCCAAGCGGGATTCTCATTGTTCCAACCTGTATTCCATTTGGACGAATTCTAATATTTGTAATTTCACCAACTGGATCTGGCAGTTGAACAATTTCATATATTGCATTTGCCATCGATTTAATTCTATCTTCTGTCAATAAAAGTCTATCCAGCATTGCATCAGACAATCCCTTCTCTTTTCCTGCTTGAATATCTTTATTATTTGCAGAAAGAATATAATCTTTATTCTGTATTAGTTGTTCTGCCATCGAAGATAGTAATTCATTCTTTTGATTTGTATTCAGCAATGATAATTTATATGCTGCCTGTTTACTTTTCTTTGCTAACTCTATTAAATTAGTTACCATTTTTTTGCTCCTAAATTATTCATTATCGATTAATACTAATTCATCACGATGAATAACTTCTTCTGTTCTTAAATAACCAAGAATATTTTTAATCTGATTACTTTTTTTGCCCTGAATTTTTTTAAGTTCATTTGAATTATACTGAGTTATACCTTTAGCTATCAATCTCAAATCGTTCGCATCTTTTAGATAAACTTCAACTGCTTCATTTTTCTTAAACTCTCCTTCAATGTCAATAATTCCTGATGGCAATAGCGAAGCTCCTTTTTTTTGAATAGCTTTTGCAGCTCCTGAATCGACAATAATTTTACCATTTGCAGGCAATGCATAAAGCATCCACATTTTTTTCGCAGTGATTGGATTTTCATTTTTCTTAAATATTGTTCCAAATAATTTACCATCAAGTAAATAATCAAACACTTCACTTTTAGTAGCATTAATTATGATTGTATCTATGCCAACAACTGTAGCTTTTTTAGCAGCTTCAATTTTTGTCTTCATTCCCCCAGTTGATATCGAGTTTTTAGAATCTCCAGCAATTGAATAAATTGAAGAATCAATTTTTTCCACAACTGGAATCAACTTAGCATTTTTATTTTTCTTGGGATCTGAATCATAAAGTCCATCTATATCTGTGCAAATAATTAGAAGATCGGCTTCTGCAAGCATAGCAACATAAGCTGCTAAATTATCATTATCTCCGACCTTCAATTCTTCTGTTGCTACAGTGTCGTTCTCATTAACAATTGGGAGAGTTCCGAGTTCTAATAATTTTTTCAAAGTATTTTTTGCATTAACAAATCTTTTTCTATTATGAATATCATCATAAGTCAAAAGAATTTGAGAACAGGGAAAATCAAAAAATCGACTCCAGCTTGCCATTAGCATTGTTTGTCCAATAGCAGCAAGAGCCTGTTTTTCTGGAATTGAGCGATTATTTTTTTTGAGTAATTGTGGTTGTGTTGATAAACCAGCTGCAACAGCTCCAGAAGATACAAGAATTATTTCTTTACCTCGATTTATACATTCTGTTATAAATGCAGCAATTGGTAGAGTATATTTTGAACTACATTTTATTCCTCCTGGAGCAATTATACCACTACCTACTTTAATTACTGCTCGTTTCCAATCCGAAAGTGTTATAAATTCCATCTTACAAAAACCATTTTTAAAGTAATGAAAATTATTTCTTCTAATTTATTACTCAATTATTTTATTAATATAAAAATTCATACTCAATAAATTATTTATTCTTGCTAATTACAAAGCAACATAAAATAAATTTATCTCTTTTTGAAATTAATTAGATTCACTTAATTGCTTCTACTTCAAGTCTCATCATCTTTAAATGAATTAATCCATTATTATCGATTGGAAATTTTTTTATATAACTTTTTACCACCTCATCTATAAACATTTCTCTTTTACTTTCTGGTATTTGTTGAGTATAAGGAAGCCAGGTTGTTTTTATCCATAATTTAAATTTTTCTTCTCCTTTATGTATCATATCTTTTGGTAATAACTCTATCCTTTTAGGTAATAATCCAGCTTTATTTAAAAATTTTTCGTAATCATTAATATCAAAAAATCCATATGGGAATGTAAAATTCTCGAAATATGATTTCCACTTTTCTTCTTTAATTATTTCATCGAGCACATTAATTAAATCCTGAGCATTCCCTTTACCTCCCATTTGGAGCAATATACGACCGGAGTTTTTCAAAATATTTTTAAAACCCTGTAGCACAGGCAGATGATCTTTTATCCAGTGTAAAGTAGCATTCGAAAAAATAATATCAAATTCATATTCAAAACTTAGATTTCTTGCATCGGCACATATAAAAATAAGATTAGGAAATTTTTCTTCTGGAAAATTTTCTTTGGCAAATTTTATCATACTTAGAGAATTGTCAACACCAACAATAAAACCTTCTGGCAATAGTTTAGAAATTTCTGCTGTTACTTTTCCATCTCCGCATCCAACATCAAGAATTTTTTCGTTTCCTTTAATAGATAATTTTGCAATTAATTCTTTTGCCCATTTGAATTGTTCAGATGAACTTATATGATATTCTTCTGGATTCCAATTATATTTTGACATAAGACTTCATAGATTTTTTATTATTAAATCAGAATAATCAAGCAAAATTATTTAACTAAAAATTTCTATAAGATAGCCACCATTCATCACGATACATTGGTTTTCTACTTTTCTTCTTAAAAATATGAACTGTAACAGCACCAAACACAAATCCACCAATATGAGCCCACCATGCAACACCACCTGTTGCACTGCTTTCAACCGAAAGAGCAAGTGTACCCTGAAACAATTGCATAACAAACCATAGCCCAAGTACAAACAATGCAGGCAATTGTATTATATCAAAAAATATGAAAATTGGTAACAACACTACTACTTTTGCATCAGGATACAAGAACATATAAGCACCAAGAACTCCAGCAATTGCACCACTTGCACCTATTGTTGGAATTGACGACTCAGGATTCATAATTATATGTGAAAAACTTGCAGCCAATCCGCAGAGTATATAAAAAATTAAATAACGAAAATGTCCCATTCTATCTTCAACATTATCTCCAAAGATCCAGAGATAAAGCATATTCCCGAATAAATGAACCCAGCCACCATGCAAAAACATTGAAGTAAACAATGGAAATATTCTGCTGAAATCAGAAAAATAAATAATTTCACCTGTCTCCAGTTGCATTCCCTGATAAAAATATCTTACCGGAATAACTCCATATTGTTCAATAAAAAGTTGTAAATCGCTACCAAGCATCAATTCAAATAAAAACATTACCACATTGGTTATAATTAATGTTATATTTATTATTGGAAATGTTTTTGAAGGAATATCATCTTTAAGTGGTATCAAGTTATACTCCGGCAAATTATAATTTTAGTATTAAGATAAAAAAAGAAATTTAAAAAAGTGATTATTATATATAATTTATTCGAAATAACATTATCGAGCAATGCTTCAAAAAATGAACTAATTTTATTTATAAAAAGTTATCATTAGAAAAACTTATGAACAAATTAGCAAAAGAAAGTTCTCCCTATCTTCTTCAACATGCAAACAATCCTGTAGATTGGTATCCATGGTGTGACGAAGCTTTTGAGAAAGCAAAAAAAGAAAACAAACCAATTTTTTTATCAATCGGTTATTCTACATGTCACTGGTGTCATGTAATGGCACACGAATCTTTTGAAGATGAAACTGTAGCTGAGATTCTAAATAAAAATTTTATTTGCATTAAAGTTGATCGAGAAGAAAGACCCGATATTGATAACATTTATATGCTTGCATGTCAGATAATAACAGGCAGAGGCGGCTGGCCTCTTTCAATTTTTATGACTGCCGATAAAAAACCATTTTTTGCCGGTACTTATTTCCCAAAATTTTCATATGCTGGTAGAATTGGTTTTGTCGATTTATTAAACAATGTCATAAAATTCTGGGAATCAAAAAAAGATGAATTGCTTAGAAGTTCAGATGAAATTACAAGATATTTAAACTTAGAAATTGCAACCGATTCAAATGAAAGTCTACAGGAAGAAATTTTTAATAAAACATTCACTTCACTTAAAAACAATTTTGATGAAGAATATGGTGGCTTTGGAACATCTCCTAAATTTCCATCACCGCATAATTTAATTTTTCTTATGAATTATTATCTCCATTATAAAAATAATGAAGCATTAAAAATGGTTATTAAAACATTAGAAGAAATGAGAAAAGGTGGAATTTATGATCAGATTGGTTTTGGTTTTCATAGATATTCTACAGATGAAAAATGGTTGGTTCCACATTTTGAAAAAATGCTTTATGATCAGGCAATGATGATTGATGCTTATACACTTGCTTATAAAATAACTCAGGATAATTTTTACAAAGAAGTAGTTTATGAAATTTATTCATACTTAAATATAGAAATGCTTTCTCCCGAAGGAGCTTACTATTCAGCAATTGATGCAGATAGTGATGGCGAAGAAGGAAAATT
This region of Rosettibacter firmus genomic DNA includes:
- a CDS encoding YebC/PmpR family DNA-binding transcriptional regulator codes for the protein MSGHSKWATIKRKKAALDAKKGKLFTKLIKEITIAARHGGGDPEGNPRLRLAIDNAKAANMPAENIERAIKKATGELEGATYHEVIYEGYGPGGVALMVEAATDNKNRTVAEIRHIFSRNGGSLGETNSVAWMFERKGIITVKREGKSEDEMLEIILDAGADDLQTEEDFFEVTTSLESFEKVRKTLAEKKLNIENASLQWVAKNLVSVNGEDAEKLMKLIESLEDCDDVQNVFSNADFVDA
- the ruvC gene encoding crossover junction endodeoxyribonuclease RuvC — protein: MRILGVDPGTIITGYGIIDFDKNEINYIASGIIQIPATNEFGPRLKIIYDELYKIIKKYKPSEFALETAFYGKNVQSALKIGYARGVSLLVAVHNNLQIKEYSPREIKKSIVGKGSSSKEQVQYMIKKLCSIKKSKMKFDESDAIAVAICHAFKIKSNSNSKRSKNWKEFVESNPDKILEY
- the ruvA gene encoding Holliday junction branch migration protein RuvA; this encodes MIGYISGKIISKKPTKIILDVNGVGYLVNISVNTFEKIADKETVSLFTYLSVKEDSLDLYGFYTSAEKEMFELLIGVSGIGPKTAQSILSGLQLEDLKEAIKSGNINRLTSAPGIGRKTAERMILELREKVDGVSESIDGTVVSTSIKNDAIAALVNLGYGQKIADRAVRSVIDKNPNISIEDLIREALSLLNN
- a CDS encoding glutamate-5-semialdehyde dehydrogenase, whose translation is MVTNLIELAKKSKQAAYKLSLLNTNQKNELLSSMAEQLIQNKDYILSANNKDIQAGKEKGLSDAMLDRLLLTEDRIKSMANAIYEIVQLPDPVGEITNIRIRPNGIQVGTMRIPLGVIGIIYEARPNVTSDAAALCVKSGNAVILRGGSEAFNSNIAIVDSLHKGIEKCKVDASIVTFVPTTDREAMLELLKLDDYIDLIIPRGGEGLIRFVAENSRIPVIKHYKGVCHLYVDKDADFDMAIRLLIDGKTSRPAVCNALETMLVHKDIAEKFLPVAGEALRKKNVEIRGCDITRKILTFALPATEDDYYAEYLSLIIAVKVVESYEEAVAHIEKYGSNHTEVIVTNNLQTSQRFLRDVDSSSVMVNASSRFADGGEMGLGAEIGISTSKLHAYGPMGLEALTTKKFIVIGNGQTRHKVDI
- the proB gene encoding glutamate 5-kinase codes for the protein MEFITLSDWKRAVIKVGSGIIAPGGIKCSSKYTLPIAAFITECINRGKEIILVSSGAVAAGLSTQPQLLKKNNRSIPEKQALAAIGQTMLMASWSRFFDFPCSQILLTYDDIHNRKRFVNAKNTLKKLLELGTLPIVNENDTVATEELKVGDNDNLAAYVAMLAEADLLIICTDIDGLYDSDPKKNKNAKLIPVVEKIDSSIYSIAGDSKNSISTGGMKTKIEAAKKATVVGIDTIIINATKSEVFDYLLDGKLFGTIFKKNENPITAKKMWMLYALPANGKIIVDSGAAKAIQKKGASLLPSGIIDIEGEFKKNEAVEVYLKDANDLRLIAKGITQYNSNELKKIQGKKSNQIKNILGYLRTEEVIHRDELVLIDNE
- a CDS encoding methyltransferase domain-containing protein — encoded protein: MSKYNWNPEEYHISSSEQFKWAKELIAKLSIKGNEKILDVGCGDGKVTAEISKLLPEGFIVGVDNSLSMIKFAKENFPEEKFPNLIFICADARNLSFEYEFDIIFSNATLHWIKDHLPVLQGFKNILKNSGRILLQMGGKGNAQDLINVLDEIIKEEKWKSYFENFTFPYGFFDINDYEKFLNKAGLLPKRIELLPKDMIHKGEEKFKLWIKTTWLPYTQQIPESKREMFIDEVVKSYIKKFPIDNNGLIHLKMMRLEVEAIK
- a CDS encoding rhomboid family intramembrane serine protease, which codes for MIPLKDDIPSKTFPIINITLIITNVVMFLFELMLGSDLQLFIEQYGVIPVRYFYQGMQLETGEIIYFSDFSRIFPLFTSMFLHGGWVHLFGNMLYLWIFGDNVEDRMGHFRYLIFYILCGLAASFSHIIMNPESSIPTIGASGAIAGVLGAYMFLYPDAKVVVLLPIFIFFDIIQLPALFVLGLWFVMQLFQGTLALSVESSATGGVAWWAHIGGFVFGAVTVHIFKKKSRKPMYRDEWWLSYRNF